Proteins from a genomic interval of Streptococcus sp. D7B5:
- the recG gene encoding ATP-dependent DNA helicase RecG, whose protein sequence is MNLHQPLHVLPGVGPKSAEKYAKLGIENLQDLLLYFPFRYEDFKTKQVLELEDGEKAVLSGQVVTPASVQYYGFKRNRLRFSLKQGEVVFAVNFFNQPYLADKIELGATLAIFGKWDRAKASLTGMKVLAQVEDDLQPVYRLAQGISQAGLVKVIKTAFDQGLDLLIEENLPQSLLDKYKLMSRCQAVRAMHFPKDLAEYKQALRRIKFEELFYFQMQLQTLKSENRVQGSGLVLNWSKEKVTATKENLPFALTSAQEKSLQEILTDMKSDHHMNRLLQGDVGSGKTVVAGLAMFAAVTAGYQAALMVPTEILAEQHFESLQNLFPDLKLALLTGSLKAAEKREVLETIAKGEADLIIGTHALIQDGVDYARLGLIIIDEQHRFGVGQRRILREKGDNPDVLMMTATPIPRTLAITAFGDMDVSIIDQMPVGRKPIVTRWIKHEQLPQVLTWLEGEIQKGSQAYVISPLIEESEALDLKNAIALSEELTAHFAGKAEVALLHGKMKSDEKDQIMQEFKERKTDILVSTTVIEVGVNVPNATVMIIMDADRFGLSQLHQLRGRVGRGDKQSYAVLVANPKTDSGKDRMCIMTETNNGFVLAEEDLKMRGSGEIFGTRQSGLPEFQVADIIEDFPILEEARKVASYISSIEGWQEDPEWRMIALHLEKKEHLD, encoded by the coding sequence ATGAATCTACATCAACCCTTGCATGTCTTGCCTGGTGTGGGACCAAAGTCAGCAGAGAAATACGCTAAACTAGGAATTGAAAACTTACAAGACCTCTTGCTCTACTTTCCTTTCCGTTATGAAGATTTCAAGACCAAGCAGGTCCTAGAGCTGGAAGATGGTGAAAAGGCTGTTCTATCTGGTCAAGTCGTGACTCCTGCCAGTGTCCAGTATTATGGTTTTAAGCGTAATCGCCTGCGCTTTAGCCTCAAGCAGGGAGAAGTCGTTTTTGCGGTTAATTTCTTTAACCAGCCTTATCTAGCAGATAAGATAGAATTGGGAGCAACGCTTGCCATTTTTGGAAAATGGGACCGTGCCAAGGCCAGTCTGACTGGGATGAAGGTTCTAGCTCAGGTGGAAGATGACCTCCAACCTGTCTATCGTCTGGCTCAAGGAATCAGTCAGGCAGGACTGGTCAAGGTTATCAAGACAGCCTTTGATCAAGGGTTGGACCTCTTAATAGAGGAAAATCTTCCCCAGTCTTTACTTGATAAATACAAACTCATGTCCCGTTGTCAGGCAGTTCGTGCTATGCATTTTCCAAAGGATTTGGCAGAATATAAGCAGGCCCTTCGCCGTATCAAGTTTGAGGAACTCTTTTATTTTCAGATGCAGTTGCAGACACTCAAGTCTGAAAATAGAGTTCAAGGAAGCGGTCTGGTTCTGAATTGGTCTAAGGAAAAGGTGACAGCTACTAAAGAAAATCTGCCTTTTGCTCTGACCTCAGCTCAGGAAAAGAGTTTGCAGGAAATTTTGACCGACATGAAGTCCGACCACCACATGAATCGTCTCCTGCAAGGGGATGTGGGGAGCGGAAAAACGGTGGTTGCTGGTTTGGCCATGTTTGCGGCGGTGACGGCTGGCTACCAGGCAGCTCTCATGGTGCCAACAGAAATCCTTGCGGAGCAACACTTTGAGAGTTTACAGAACCTTTTTCCAGACTTGAAACTGGCTCTCTTGACAGGTTCCTTAAAAGCTGCAGAGAAAAGAGAAGTTTTAGAGACCATTGCCAAGGGTGAGGCCGACCTTATTATCGGAACCCATGCTTTGATACAAGATGGGGTGGATTATGCTCGTCTTGGATTGATTATCATTGATGAGCAGCACCGTTTTGGTGTGGGCCAAAGGCGTATTTTACGGGAAAAAGGGGACAATCCTGACGTTCTCATGATGACGGCGACGCCCATTCCACGAACCTTGGCTATCACAGCCTTTGGCGATATGGATGTTTCTATTATTGACCAGATGCCAGTAGGGCGGAAGCCTATTGTAACTCGCTGGATTAAGCATGAGCAGCTACCTCAGGTCTTGACTTGGTTAGAGGGGGAAATCCAAAAAGGTTCGCAAGCCTATGTCATCTCTCCCTTGATTGAAGAATCTGAAGCTCTGGATTTGAAAAATGCCATTGCCTTATCTGAGGAGTTGACAGCTCATTTTGCAGGTAAGGCCGAAGTGGCTCTGCTACATGGTAAGATGAAGAGTGACGAAAAAGACCAGATTATGCAGGAGTTCAAAGAGAGAAAAACGGATATTCTGGTTTCGACGACGGTTATCGAGGTTGGGGTCAATGTTCCCAATGCGACCGTCATGATTATCATGGATGCCGATCGGTTCGGTCTCAGCCAGCTTCACCAGCTCAGAGGTCGTGTTGGTCGGGGAGACAAGCAGTCTTATGCTGTTCTTGTGGCTAATCCCAAGACGGACTCTGGGAAGGACCGCATGTGCATCATGACAGAAACCAACAATGGATTTGTCCTTGCGGAGGAAGATTTGAAAATGCGTGGATCGGGTGAAATTTTTGGAACCAGACAGTCAGGACTTCCAGAGTTTCAAGTGGCTGATATTATCGAAGACTTTCCTATTTTGGAAGAAGCCAGAAAGGTTGCCAGCTACATTAGTTCGATAGAAGGTTGGCAAGAGGATCCAGAATGGCGCATGATTGCTCTCCATCTAGAAAAGAAAGAACATCTAGATTAA
- a CDS encoding DNA alkylation repair protein, with translation MAKKVKDYYDLAYARDLSRRLQEASPAFDERKFRLLVEKDLEELEFSQRQELLAKSIKDCLPLSYEDSLKVFEKILGPELEGGLGMFSEGYWLWPIGKYVELYGDKEFELSAAFSKELTKRFTGEFSMRPLLARYPKATMALLLEWSRDENLRVRRLASECMRIRLPWAKKQTVVLDYFEDFTTILTNLKDDRDKSIQKSVANNLNDLYKEDPDKFERILQTWQKKELSPSCAWIIKHASRTKNKKVATED, from the coding sequence TTATGACTTGGCTTATGCTAGGGATTTGAGTCGACGGTTGCAAGAAGCGTCCCCTGCATTTGATGAGCGAAAGTTTAGGTTGTTGGTAGAAAAAGACTTGGAAGAGTTGGAGTTTAGCCAGCGTCAAGAACTCTTGGCTAAAAGTATCAAAGATTGCCTTCCCCTATCTTATGAGGACTCTCTCAAGGTTTTTGAGAAAATTTTGGGTCCCGAGTTGGAGGGTGGTTTAGGTATGTTCTCAGAAGGATATTGGCTTTGGCCAATCGGAAAATATGTAGAGCTATATGGGGACAAGGAATTTGAATTGAGCGCGGCCTTTAGTAAGGAACTAACCAAGCGATTTACTGGAGAATTTTCTATGAGACCTTTGCTGGCTCGCTATCCTAAGGCTACAATGGCTTTGCTGTTAGAATGGAGTCGGGATGAAAATTTGCGCGTTCGTAGACTTGCCAGCGAATGTATGCGTATCCGTCTGCCTTGGGCTAAGAAACAAACCGTGGTATTGGATTATTTTGAGGATTTCACCACTATTCTGACCAATCTAAAGGATGATAGAGACAAGTCCATTCAAAAAAGTGTAGCTAATAATTTAAATGATTTATACAAGGAAGATCCTGATAAGTTTGAAAGGATTCTTCAAACTTGGCAAAAGAAGGAGCTAAGTCCAAGTTGTGCTTGGATCATCAAGCATGCATCTCGAACAAAAAACAAAAAGGTAGCCACAGAAGATTGA
- a CDS encoding 3-deoxy-7-phosphoheptulonate synthase encodes MVFKAKSPKINIEEVRALSKLEGAALARKNQRDQELEAIIRGEDQRILLVIGPCSSDNEEAVLEYAKRLSALQEEVKDRIFMVMRVYTAKPRTNGDGYKGLIHQPNATEAPSLINGIKAVRQLHYRVITETGMTTADEMLYPENLPLVDDLISYMAVGARSVEDQQHRFVASGADFSTGFKNPTSGNLNVMFNGIYAAQNKQSFLFLGKEVETTGNPLSHAILRGALNEYGKNIPNYYYDNLMDTIAQYEKMGLENPFIIIDTNHDNSGKQYMDQIRIVRQTLINRDWNEKIKKYVRGFMIESYLEDGRQNEPEVFGKSITDPCLGWDNTEALVREIYQTLGE; translated from the coding sequence ATGGTGTTTAAAGCTAAAAGTCCTAAAATTAACATTGAAGAAGTTCGCGCCTTGTCTAAATTAGAGGGAGCGGCTCTTGCGAGAAAAAATCAACGTGATCAGGAATTGGAAGCCATCATCCGTGGGGAAGACCAGCGTATTCTCTTGGTGATTGGACCATGTTCATCTGATAATGAAGAGGCGGTTCTCGAGTATGCCAAGCGTCTATCTGCTTTGCAAGAAGAGGTCAAAGACCGTATTTTTATGGTCATGCGTGTCTATACAGCTAAACCTCGTACCAATGGGGATGGCTATAAGGGCTTGATTCATCAACCAAATGCGACAGAAGCTCCTAGTTTGATTAATGGAATCAAGGCTGTTCGCCAGCTCCACTACCGTGTGATTACCGAGACGGGAATGACAACAGCGGATGAGATGCTTTATCCTGAAAATCTTCCGCTGGTGGATGATTTGATTTCTTATATGGCTGTTGGAGCTCGTTCTGTAGAGGATCAACAGCACCGTTTTGTAGCGAGTGGAGCAGATTTTTCAACAGGATTTAAAAATCCCACATCTGGAAATCTCAATGTTATGTTTAACGGGATTTACGCAGCGCAAAATAAACAGAGTTTCCTCTTCCTCGGTAAAGAGGTGGAAACAACAGGGAATCCATTGTCCCACGCCATTCTTCGCGGTGCCTTGAATGAATACGGGAAAAATATTCCTAACTACTACTATGACAATTTGATGGATACTATTGCCCAGTATGAAAAGATGGGCTTGGAAAATCCATTTATCATCATCGATACCAATCATGACAATTCAGGTAAGCAATATATGGATCAAATCCGTATCGTTCGTCAGACCTTGATCAACCGTGACTGGAATGAGAAGATCAAAAAATATGTTCGTGGTTTTATGATTGAGTCCTATCTAGAAGATGGACGTCAAAATGAACCAGAAGTTTTTGGTAAGTCCATTACAGATCCGTGTCTCGGATGGGACAACACAGAAGCACTTGTTCGCGAAATTTACCAAACGCTAGGAGAGTAA
- a CDS encoding 3-deoxy-7-phosphoheptulonate synthase codes for MAFIEKGQEIDIEAIKAATQLSPEALRKKEARDRELAAIISGEDDRILLVMGPCSSDNEEAVLEYARRLADLQKKVADKIFIVMRVYTAKPRTNGDGYKGMIHQPNTSEAPSLINGLQAVRQLHYRVITETGLTTADEMLYPSNLVLVDDLVSYHAVGARSVEDQEHRFVASGIDAPVGMKNPTSGNLGVMFNAIYAAQNKQTFLYHGQEVETSGNPLAHVILRGAMNEYGKNEPNFYYETLLNAINRYETMGLENPFIIIDTNHDNSGKQYMEQVRIVRQALLNRDWNEKIKKTVRGFMIESYLADGRQNQPEVFGCSITDPCLGWENTVALVEEIYTTLTK; via the coding sequence ATGGCATTTATCGAAAAAGGTCAAGAAATTGATATTGAAGCAATCAAGGCTGCGACCCAGTTGTCACCTGAAGCCTTGCGAAAGAAAGAAGCCCGCGATAGAGAGTTGGCAGCCATCATCTCGGGTGAGGACGACCGAATCCTTTTGGTGATGGGACCTTGCTCTTCAGACAATGAGGAAGCAGTGCTTGAATATGCTCGTCGCTTAGCAGACTTGCAGAAAAAAGTTGCAGATAAAATCTTTATCGTGATGCGTGTCTATACGGCTAAACCTCGTACTAATGGAGATGGCTATAAAGGCATGATTCATCAACCAAATACCAGCGAAGCGCCTAGTCTCATCAATGGTTTGCAGGCTGTTCGTCAGCTTCACTATCGTGTGATTACGGAGACGGGATTGACAACAGCTGATGAGATGCTTTATCCGTCAAATCTCGTTTTGGTTGATGACCTGGTCAGCTACCATGCTGTAGGGGCTCGTTCAGTGGAAGACCAAGAACACCGCTTTGTAGCGTCTGGTATTGATGCTCCGGTTGGGATGAAAAATCCAACATCTGGGAACCTTGGGGTCATGTTTAATGCCATCTATGCGGCTCAAAACAAGCAAACCTTCCTTTACCATGGCCAAGAAGTGGAAACTTCAGGAAATCCTTTGGCCCACGTTATCCTTCGTGGTGCCATGAACGAATATGGTAAAAATGAACCCAATTTCTACTATGAAACCCTCTTAAATGCCATCAATCGCTATGAGACTATGGGACTTGAAAATCCCTTCATTATCATCGATACCAATCATGACAATTCAGGCAAGCAGTATATGGAACAAGTTCGCATTGTTCGTCAAGCCTTGCTGAATCGTGACTGGAATGAAAAGATTAAAAAGACGGTTCGAGGCTTTATGATCGAATCTTACCTAGCAGACGGTCGCCAAAACCAACCAGAGGTCTTTGGCTGCTCCATAACTGACCCTTGTCTAGGTTGGGAAAATACAGTAGCCTTGGTAGAAGAAATTTATACCACCTTAACAAAATAA
- the acpS gene encoding holo-ACP synthase: protein MIVGHGIDIEELASIENAVTRREGFAKRVLTPKELERFTSLKGRRQIEYLAGRWSAKEAFSKAMGTGIGKLTFQDLEVLNNERGAPYFSQAPFSGKIWLSISHTDQFVTASVILEENHES, encoded by the coding sequence ATGATAGTTGGACACGGAATTGACATCGAAGAATTGGCTTCGATAGAAAACGCAGTTACACGACGTGAGGGCTTTGCTAAACGCGTGCTGACCCCTAAAGAATTGGAGCGTTTTACCAGTCTCAAAGGGCGCAGACAGATCGAATACTTGGCAGGTCGCTGGTCAGCTAAGGAGGCCTTTTCCAAGGCTATGGGAACTGGTATTGGCAAACTGACCTTTCAGGATTTGGAAGTTTTGAACAATGAACGAGGCGCGCCTTATTTTAGTCAGGCACCATTTTCAGGAAAGATTTGGCTATCTATCAGCCATACAGATCAGTTTGTGACAGCCAGTGTCATTTTGGAGGAAAATCATGAAAGCTAG
- a CDS encoding acetylxylan esterase — translation MKNPALLEEIKTYRGRDEVPEDFDAFWDEEVKKVSSLPAYQLEERDFHIPQVKCYELTFEGTNEGKVYARVVLPKSEEKVPLIFHFHGYMGRGWDWTDMLAFTVAGYGVVSMDVRGQSGYSQDGLRSPLGNTVKGHIIRGAVEGREHLFYKDVYLDIYQLIEIVASLPQVDEERLSSYGASQGGALALVAAALNPRIQRTVAIYPFLSDFRRVLEIGNTSEAYDELFRYFKFHDPFHETEEEIMATLAYIDVKNLAHRIKGEVKMITGLDDDVCYPITQFAIYNRLTCDKAYRIMPEYAHEAMNVFVNDQVYNWLCGSEISFSYVKK, via the coding sequence ATGAAAAATCCAGCTTTATTAGAAGAAATCAAGACTTATAGAGGGCGAGATGAAGTTCCAGAAGATTTTGATGCTTTCTGGGATGAGGAAGTCAAAAAAGTTTCATCTCTTCCAGCCTACCAGTTGGAGGAAAGAGATTTCCATATTCCCCAAGTCAAGTGCTATGAGCTAACCTTTGAGGGAACCAATGAAGGTAAGGTCTATGCACGGGTCGTCCTTCCAAAAAGTGAGGAGAAAGTTCCCCTAATTTTCCATTTTCACGGTTATATGGGACGTGGCTGGGACTGGACCGACATGCTGGCCTTCACCGTGGCTGGTTACGGGGTTGTTTCCATGGACGTTCGTGGCCAATCAGGCTATTCGCAAGACGGCTTGCGCTCTCCACTAGGAAATACGGTGAAGGGACATATCATCCGTGGTGCTGTGGAAGGTCGGGAACATCTCTTTTATAAGGATGTCTATCTGGATATTTACCAGTTGATCGAAATTGTTGCTAGTCTGCCACAGGTAGATGAGGAAAGACTTTCTAGCTATGGTGCCTCACAAGGAGGAGCTTTAGCTCTGGTTGCAGCAGCGCTCAATCCTCGGATTCAGCGAACAGTTGCCATCTATCCCTTCTTGTCCGACTTTAGACGAGTGCTTGAGATTGGCAATACCAGTGAAGCCTATGACGAACTTTTCCGTTATTTCAAGTTCCACGATCCCTTCCATGAAACAGAGGAGGAAATCATGGCGACTCTTGCCTATATCGATGTGAAGAATCTTGCCCATCGTATCAAAGGAGAGGTCAAGATGATTACGGGCTTGGATGACGATGTTTGCTATCCTATTACCCAGTTTGCGATTTACAACCGTCTGACTTGCGACAAGGCCTATCGCATCATGCCAGAGTATGCTCACGAAGCCATGAATGTTTTTGTCAATGACCAAGTCTATAACTGGCTCTGTGGTAGTGAGATTTCTTTTTCTTATGTAAAAAAATAA
- the secA gene encoding preprotein translocase subunit SecA, protein MANILKTIIENDKGELRRLEKMADKVLNYESQMAAMSDEELKAKTDEFKERYNKGESLDSLLYEAFAVVREAAKRVLGLFPYKVQVMGGIVLHHGDVPEMRTGEGKTLTATMPVYLNALAGKGVHVVTVNEYLTERDATEMGELYSWLGLSVGINLAAKSPMEKKEAYLCDITYSTNSEIGFDYLRDNMVVRAENMVQRPLNYALVDEVDSILIDEARTPLIVSGANAVETSQLYHMADHFVKSLDKDDYIIDVQSKTIGLSDSGIDKAESYFKLENLYDIENVALTHFIDNALRANYIMILDIDYVVSEEQEILIVDQFTGRTMEGRRYSDGLHQAIEAKEGVPIQDETKTSASITYQNLFRMYKKLAGMTGTGKTEEEEFREIYNIRVIPIPTNRPIQRIDHSDLLYASLDAKFKAVVEDVKARYQKGQPVLVGTVAVETSDFLSKKLVAAGVPHEVLNAKNHYREAQIIMNAGQRGAVTIATNMAGRGTDIKLGEGVRELGGLCVIGTERHESRRIDNQLRGRSGRQGDPGESQFYLSLEDDLMKRFGSERLKGVFERLNMSDEAIESRMLTRQVEAAQKRVEGNNYDTRKQVLQYDDVMREQREIIYAQRYDVITADRDLAPEIHAMIRRTIGRIVDAHARSKEDEKLEAILNFAKYNLLPEDSISRSDLAGLSDQAIKDELFQRALKVYDSQVAKLRDEDAVKEFQKVLILRVVDNKWTDHIDALDQLRNAVGLRGYAQNNPVVEYQAEGFRMFNDMIGSIEFDVTRLMMKAQIHEQERPQTEHNISTTATRNIAAQQANLPEDLDLSQIGRNDQCPCGSGKKFKNCHGKRQ, encoded by the coding sequence ATGGCTAATATTTTAAAAACGATTATTGAAAATGATAAAGGAGAACTTCGTCGTCTGGAAAAGATGGCTGATAAGGTTCTTAACTATGAGAGCCAAATGGCTGCAATGTCAGACGAAGAACTAAAAGCGAAAACTGACGAATTTAAAGAGCGGTACAATAAGGGTGAATCACTTGATTCATTGCTATATGAGGCTTTTGCAGTAGTTCGTGAAGCTGCAAAACGTGTCCTTGGGCTCTTCCCTTATAAGGTTCAGGTCATGGGTGGGATTGTTCTTCACCATGGTGACGTTCCAGAGATGCGTACGGGTGAAGGGAAGACCTTGACAGCGACTATGCCAGTGTACCTCAATGCCCTTGCAGGTAAAGGGGTTCACGTAGTTACAGTCAACGAATACCTAACAGAACGTGACGCGACTGAAATGGGTGAATTGTACTCATGGCTCGGTCTGTCAGTAGGGATTAACTTGGCAGCAAAATCTCCAATGGAGAAAAAAGAAGCTTATCTTTGTGATATTACCTACTCAACCAACTCAGAGATTGGTTTCGACTACCTTCGTGATAACATGGTCGTTCGTGCAGAAAACATGGTGCAACGTCCACTCAATTATGCCTTGGTCGATGAGGTTGACTCAATTTTGATCGACGAAGCCCGTACACCATTGATCGTTTCAGGTGCCAACGCAGTTGAAACAAGCCAACTCTACCATATGGCGGACCACTTCGTGAAATCCTTGGACAAGGATGACTATATCATTGACGTTCAGTCTAAGACGATCGGTTTGTCAGACTCTGGTATTGACAAGGCAGAGAGCTACTTCAAACTAGAAAATCTCTACGACATTGAAAATGTAGCTCTTACTCACTTTATCGACAATGCCCTCCGTGCCAACTATATCATGATTCTCGATATCGACTATGTGGTTAGTGAAGAGCAGGAAATCTTGATTGTCGACCAATTTACAGGTCGTACCATGGAAGGTCGTCGTTACTCTGATGGTTTGCACCAAGCGATTGAAGCAAAAGAAGGTGTGCCAATCCAAGATGAGACTAAGACTTCAGCTTCTATTACCTACCAAAACCTCTTCCGTATGTATAAGAAATTGGCAGGTATGACAGGTACTGGTAAAACAGAAGAAGAAGAATTCCGCGAAATTTACAACATTCGTGTTATCCCAATCCCAACCAACCGTCCAATTCAACGTATCGACCACTCAGACCTTCTCTATGCAAGTCTTGATGCGAAATTTAAGGCTGTAGTTGAAGATGTAAAAGCTCGTTACCAAAAAGGTCAGCCGGTCTTGGTAGGTACAGTTGCCGTTGAAACGAGTGACTTCCTTTCTAAGAAATTGGTAGCAGCAGGTGTTCCTCACGAAGTCTTGAATGCGAAGAACCACTACAGAGAAGCGCAAATCATCATGAACGCTGGTCAACGTGGTGCCGTTACCATCGCAACCAACATGGCCGGTCGTGGTACCGACATCAAGCTTGGTGAAGGGGTTCGTGAACTTGGTGGACTTTGTGTTATCGGTACAGAACGTCACGAAAGTCGCCGTATTGATAACCAGCTTCGTGGACGTTCTGGGCGTCAAGGAGACCCAGGTGAGTCACAATTCTACTTGTCTCTTGAAGATGATTTGATGAAACGTTTCGGTTCAGAACGTTTGAAAGGTGTCTTTGAACGACTCAACATGTCTGACGAAGCCATCGAATCTCGCATGTTAACGCGTCAAGTTGAAGCAGCTCAAAAACGTGTCGAAGGAAACAACTACGACACTCGTAAACAAGTCCTTCAATACGATGACGTTATGCGAGAACAACGTGAGATTATCTATGCGCAACGTTATGATGTCATTACTGCAGACCGTGACTTGGCACCAGAAATCCATGCTATGATTCGTCGTACAATTGGACGTATCGTGGATGCACATGCACGTTCTAAGGAAGATGAAAAATTGGAAGCAATCTTGAACTTTGCTAAGTATAACTTGCTTCCAGAAGATTCAATTAGCCGTTCAGATCTTGCAGGTCTGTCAGACCAAGCTATCAAAGATGAACTTTTCCAACGTGCCTTGAAAGTCTATGATAGCCAAGTTGCTAAGCTTCGTGACGAAGATGCAGTGAAAGAATTCCAAAAAGTCTTGATTCTACGTGTTGTAGACAACAAGTGGACAGACCATATTGATGCTCTTGACCAGTTGCGAAATGCTGTTGGTCTTCGTGGATATGCCCAAAACAACCCTGTTGTAGAATATCAAGCAGAAGGTTTCCGCATGTTTAACGACATGATTGGATCGATTGAATTCGATGTAACGCGCTTGATGATGAAAGCACAAATCCATGAACAAGAACGTCCGCAAACTGAACACAATATCAGTACAACTGCGACTCGTAATATCGCAGCGCAGCAGGCAAATCTTCCAGAAGATTTGGACTTGAGCCAAATCGGACGAAATGACCAATGCCCATGTGGATCTGGTAAGAAATTCAAGAACTGTCATGGTAAGAGACAATAA
- the alr gene encoding alanine racemase: MKASPHRPTKALIFLGAIRQNIQQMGAHIPEGTLKWAVVKANAYGHGAVAVAKAIQDDVDGFCVSNIDEAIELRQAGLSKKILILGVSELEAVALAKGYDITLTVAGLEWIQTLLDKEADLTGLTVHLKIDSGMGRIGFRDSSEAEQAQTLLQQHGARVEGIFTHFATADEESDAYFIAQLECFKAILASMKEVPELVHASNSATTLWHAETIFNAVRMGDAMYGLNPSGEVLDLPYDLTPALTLESALVHVKTVPAGACMGYGATYQADSEQVIATVPIGYADGWTRDMQNFSVLVEGQACPIVGRVSMDQITIRLPKVYPLGTKVTLIGSNGDKKITATQVATYRGTINYEVVCLLSDRIPREYY, translated from the coding sequence ATGAAAGCTAGTCCACATAGACCAACCAAGGCTCTGATATTTCTGGGAGCTATTCGACAAAATATTCAGCAAATGGGGGCTCATATCCCTGAAGGAACGCTCAAGTGGGCAGTGGTCAAGGCCAATGCCTATGGTCATGGGGCTGTTGCCGTTGCCAAGGCTATTCAAGATGATGTTGATGGATTTTGTGTTTCCAATATTGATGAAGCCATCGAACTTCGTCAGGCTGGACTTAGCAAGAAAATCCTCATCTTAGGAGTTTCTGAACTAGAAGCTGTTGCTCTAGCTAAAGGATACGACATCACCTTGACAGTGGCTGGGCTGGAGTGGATTCAAACGCTCTTAGACAAGGAAGCAGATTTGACTGGCTTGACTGTCCACCTCAAGATTGACTCAGGGATGGGACGAATTGGTTTCCGAGATTCCAGTGAGGCTGAGCAGGCTCAAACCTTGCTCCAACAACACGGTGCTCGTGTTGAGGGGATTTTTACCCACTTTGCTACTGCAGATGAAGAATCAGATGCCTATTTTATTGCCCAGTTAGAATGCTTTAAAGCTATTTTGGCAAGTATGAAGGAAGTTCCAGAACTGGTTCATGCCAGTAACTCGGCAACGACCCTCTGGCATGCAGAGACTATTTTCAATGCAGTCCGTATGGGAGATGCCATGTATGGTCTCAATCCAAGTGGAGAGGTCTTGGACTTACCCTATGATTTGACACCAGCCTTGACCTTGGAGTCTGCCCTAGTTCATGTCAAGACAGTTCCAGCTGGAGCTTGCATGGGCTATGGAGCCACCTATCAAGCGGATAGTGAGCAAGTCATTGCGACGGTGCCAATCGGTTATGCGGATGGTTGGACACGAGACATGCAAAATTTCTCTGTCTTGGTAGAGGGACAAGCTTGCCCAATCGTCGGTCGGGTTTCTATGGACCAAATTACCATTCGTTTGCCTAAGGTTTACCCGCTAGGAACAAAAGTAACCTTAATTGGCTCCAACGGTGACAAGAAAATCACAGCTACTCAGGTAGCGACCTACCGTGGAACCATTAACTATGAGGTGGTTTGCCTCCTCAGCGACCGCATTCCGAGAGAATATTATTAA